In a genomic window of Anomalospiza imberbis isolate Cuckoo-Finch-1a 21T00152 chromosome 5, ASM3175350v1, whole genome shotgun sequence:
- the DNAJB9 gene encoding dnaJ homolog subfamily B member 9, with protein MATTQSVFTFALCILMITELILATESYYDILGVPKNASDRQIKKAFHKLAMKYHPDKNKSPGAEAKFREIAEAYETLSDENKRREYDQLGRHGGRGSNGSPFHQSFNFNFDDLFKDFDLFSQNSRSKKHFENHFRNHREAHNRQRRSFQEFSFGGGLFDDVFENMEKMFSFSDFENAHRHAVRTDARFHGSSKHCRTVTQRRGNMVTTYTDCSGQ; from the exons ATGGCCACTACACAATCTGTCTTCACATTTGCTCTCTGCATTTTAATGATAACGGAATTAATACTGGCTACAGAGAGCTATTATGATATCTTAGGAGTTCCAAAAAACGCATCTGACCGCCAGATCAAGAAGGCATTTCACAAGCTGGCTATGAAGTACCACCCAGACAAAAATAAGAGTCCTGGAGCAGAAGCAAAATTTAGAGAAATTGCTGAAG CATATGAAACATTGTCAGATGAGAATAAACGAAGAGAATATGATCAGCTTGGCCGTcatggaggaagaggaagtaATGGAAGCCCGTTCCATCAGTCATTTAATTTCAACTTTGATGATCTCTTCAAAGACTTTGACCTATTTAGTCAAAACTCGCGGTCAAAAAAGCACTTTGAAAATCACTTCCGAAATCATCGGGAGGCTCATAACCGGCAAAGACGTTCTTTCCAAGAATTTTCTTTTGGAGGTGGACTGTTTGATGATGTGTTTGAAAATATGGAAAAGATGTTTTCATTCAGTGACTTTGAAAATGCACACAGACACGCGGTGCGAACTGATGCCAGGTTTCATGGATCCAGCAAGCACTGCAGGACTGTCACTCAGAGACGAGGAAACATGGTTACCACATACACTGACTGTTCTGGACAATAA